In Sebaldella termitidis ATCC 33386, one DNA window encodes the following:
- a CDS encoding NAD(P)H-dependent oxidoreductase, with the protein MKNNLIICCSPISDSCSNKIKNGLIGILKKRDENVEVRDLYALQFDPVITENDISSAFQGKYREDVMKEQEYLKNADSVFLIFPIYSSAMPALMKGYIDRVLSQNFAYSYNSDGSINKLMTGKTISTFSPMGAALKYYEESGVKSAMDAIFSATFLFRGFEISSINYFGSDNREKMLSELENLI; encoded by the coding sequence TTGAAAAACAATTTGATTATTTGCTGTTCACCTATTTCAGACAGCTGCAGTAATAAAATAAAAAACGGATTGATTGGTATTTTAAAAAAGAGAGATGAGAATGTAGAAGTAAGAGATCTTTACGCTCTCCAGTTTGACCCTGTCATCACTGAAAATGATATATCTTCGGCTTTTCAGGGAAAATACAGAGAAGATGTAATGAAAGAACAGGAATATTTGAAGAATGCCGACAGCGTATTTCTTATTTTCCCTATTTATTCATCAGCAATGCCTGCCTTAATGAAAGGATATATTGACAGAGTTCTTTCCCAAAACTTTGCCTACAGCTATAACAGCGACGGGAGCATTAATAAATTAATGACAGGAAAAACTATTTCAACTTTTTCACCTATGGGAGCAGCATTGAAATATTATGAGGAAAGCGGTGTCAAATCTGCTATGGATGCTATTTTTTCAGCAACTTTCTTATTTAGAGGCTTTGAAATTTCCAGTATCAATTATTTTGGTTCTGATAATCGTGAAAAAATGCTGTCTGAGCTTGAGAATTTAATATAA
- a CDS encoding bifunctional 3,4-dihydroxy-2-butanone-4-phosphate synthase/GTP cyclohydrolase II — protein sequence MFNTINEALEDIRNGKPVIIVDDENRENEGDLFIPAETISEEVVNFMVKEARGLMCVPLTKDRADRLGLYYMAEKNTDSHGTAFTVSVDSYENTTTGISVQDRLATIKDLADNAKGENDFRKPGHIFPLIAKENGVLERKGHTEAAVDICRIAGFQEVGVIIEILKDDGTMARRDDLLKFAGDNNLKIITIEDLILYRKINEKLVQREVTANLPTKYGNFKIAAYNDKIEKKEYVVMIKGEIKGKENVSTRLHSECLTGDVFGSKRCDCGEQLERALAELEEKGEGILIYLRQEGRGIGLINKLKAYNLQDEGYDTIEANHQLGFGDDMRDYAVAAQIIKDMEIKSVSIMTNNPQKINGLEKYGIKVSDREELEIKSNDVDRNYLKTKKYKMGHILKQEL from the coding sequence ATGTTTAATACTATAAATGAAGCTCTTGAGGACATTAGAAATGGAAAGCCGGTTATTATTGTAGATGATGAGAACAGGGAAAATGAAGGGGATCTTTTTATTCCTGCGGAAACGATAAGTGAAGAAGTGGTAAATTTCATGGTAAAAGAGGCAAGAGGACTTATGTGTGTACCGCTCACAAAGGACAGAGCAGACAGACTGGGGCTTTATTATATGGCAGAAAAAAATACTGATAGTCACGGAACAGCTTTTACAGTATCTGTGGATTCATATGAGAATACTACTACAGGGATATCAGTACAGGACAGACTTGCCACAATTAAAGATCTTGCTGATAATGCCAAAGGAGAAAATGATTTTAGAAAGCCCGGACATATATTTCCCCTGATAGCAAAAGAAAACGGTGTTCTTGAAAGAAAGGGACATACCGAGGCAGCAGTGGATATATGCAGAATAGCAGGTTTTCAGGAAGTCGGGGTAATAATAGAAATATTAAAAGATGACGGTACGATGGCAAGAAGAGATGATCTTTTGAAATTTGCCGGAGACAATAATCTTAAAATAATAACAATCGAGGATCTGATATTATATAGAAAAATAAATGAAAAACTGGTTCAAAGAGAAGTTACCGCCAATCTTCCTACTAAATACGGCAATTTTAAAATAGCTGCTTACAATGATAAAATAGAAAAGAAAGAATATGTTGTCATGATAAAAGGAGAAATAAAAGGAAAAGAAAATGTAAGCACAAGACTGCACTCTGAATGTCTTACCGGGGATGTATTCGGCTCTAAAAGATGTGACTGCGGAGAGCAGCTGGAAAGAGCTCTGGCTGAACTTGAGGAAAAAGGAGAGGGGATACTTATTTATCTTAGACAGGAAGGCAGAGGAATAGGACTTATAAACAAACTGAAAGCTTATAATCTTCAAGATGAAGGATATGATACTATAGAGGCTAATCATCAACTGGGGTTCGGCGATGACATGAGAGATTATGCCGTAGCAGCACAAATAATAAAGGATATGGAAATAAAATCAGTTTCAATTATGACAAATAACCCGCAAAAAATAAACGGACTGGAAAAATACGGGATAAAAGTATCTGACAGAGAAGAACTGGAAATAAAATCAAATGATGTAGACAGAAATTATTTGAAAACAAAAAAATATAAAATGGGACATATTTTAAAACAGGAATTATAA
- a CDS encoding aminopeptidase: MKTFEQKLDDYAKLITKIGLNIQKDQDFIITAPVSAVEFIRLIVKEAYSLGAKEIYYRWYDDELSLIRYNNAPDSVFDTFPKWMAEGYTELVKNGAAVLSVFVSDPELLKDVDPDKIKRDTITKSNTFKEYKDYVMNGSSNWCVVSVPSIPWAKSVYKDEKDSEAVSKLWDSIFEINRINTADPIQAWKDHFEKLEKFKIYLNEKQFAKLYYKGENTDLTVDLPKNHIWQGGCEHTTKGLVFAANIPTEEVFCMPYKYGVNGVLSSTMPLEYNGNIIDNFKFYFENGKIVSFEAEKGYATLENLLSSDEASRYLGEVAIVPVSSPIYKTGLIFYNTLYDENASCHFALGSAYPNCIKNGENMTKEEREKAGVNDSIIHVDFMVGNDKLSIIGETESGEKISIFKNGEWDI, translated from the coding sequence ATGAAGACTTTTGAACAAAAACTGGATGATTATGCAAAATTAATCACCAAAATAGGACTTAATATACAAAAAGACCAGGATTTTATTATTACTGCTCCTGTTTCTGCAGTAGAATTTATAAGATTAATAGTAAAAGAAGCATATTCACTTGGAGCTAAGGAAATTTATTACAGATGGTATGATGATGAATTATCTCTGATACGATATAATAATGCTCCGGATAGTGTCTTTGACACATTTCCGAAGTGGATGGCTGAAGGGTACACAGAGCTTGTAAAAAATGGTGCTGCTGTATTGTCTGTATTTGTTTCTGACCCTGAATTGCTGAAAGACGTTGATCCTGATAAAATAAAAAGAGACACTATTACGAAATCAAATACTTTCAAAGAATATAAAGATTATGTTATGAACGGCAGCAGTAACTGGTGTGTAGTTTCTGTTCCGAGTATTCCGTGGGCGAAAAGTGTCTATAAAGATGAAAAAGATTCTGAAGCTGTTTCCAAGCTCTGGGATTCTATTTTTGAAATAAATAGAATTAATACTGCCGATCCAATACAGGCATGGAAAGATCATTTCGAAAAACTTGAAAAATTTAAAATATATCTGAATGAAAAGCAATTTGCAAAGCTTTACTATAAAGGTGAAAATACTGATCTTACTGTAGATCTGCCAAAAAATCATATTTGGCAGGGCGGCTGTGAACATACTACTAAAGGGCTCGTCTTTGCAGCTAATATTCCTACGGAAGAAGTTTTCTGTATGCCTTATAAATATGGTGTAAATGGTGTTTTGAGCAGTACAATGCCTTTAGAGTATAACGGTAATATTATTGATAATTTCAAGTTCTATTTTGAAAATGGAAAAATAGTAAGCTTTGAGGCTGAAAAAGGATATGCTACACTCGAAAATCTTCTGAGCTCCGATGAGGCTTCAAGATATCTGGGAGAAGTAGCTATTGTTCCTGTTTCTTCACCTATTTATAAAACCGGCCTTATTTTTTACAATACTCTTTATGATGAAAATGCAAGCTGTCACTTTGCTCTTGGAAGTGCCTATCCAAACTGTATAAAAAATGGCGAAAACATGACAAAAGAAGAGCGGGAAAAAGCCGGTGTTAATGATAGTATCATCCATGTGGATTTTATGGTAGGAAATGATAAGCTTTCCATTATCGGAGAAACAGAATCCGGTGAAAAAATTTCTATTTTCAAAAACGGTGAATGGGATATTTAA
- a CDS encoding Cof-type HAD-IIB family hydrolase → MYRAVVTDLDGTLLNNEKEVSEFSKEVINKIREKGVKFFIATGRSYPDTKRIMETIGIKVPLITSNGARINDENGETIYANDLEKKYIRKILEMDYKKYGEEIFLNLYSDNVWYITEEMTMDPFKDLKYFLPHKITVEEAKQMSVSKFFFIGDHEHLMRLEKELFLLTDGNVNIAMVTPECLEVFDIEVHKGNAIKILMKKEKIKMSEVVAFGDGFNDYEMLKMVGKGYVMGNALYQLKEALPDNEIIGTCDSDAEAKKLIELFL, encoded by the coding sequence ATGTACAGGGCAGTCGTAACAGACCTTGACGGTACTTTATTAAACAATGAAAAGGAAGTTTCTGAATTTTCAAAAGAAGTGATCAACAAAATAAGGGAAAAAGGAGTAAAATTCTTTATTGCAACGGGAAGATCTTATCCTGATACAAAAAGAATAATGGAAACAATAGGAATAAAAGTTCCTTTGATTACATCAAACGGTGCAAGAATAAATGATGAAAACGGGGAAACAATATATGCAAATGATCTGGAAAAAAAGTATATAAGAAAAATTCTGGAAATGGATTATAAAAAATACGGGGAAGAAATATTTCTAAATCTGTATTCTGACAATGTATGGTATATTACAGAAGAAATGACAATGGATCCTTTCAAGGATCTGAAATATTTTCTGCCGCATAAAATAACTGTAGAAGAAGCAAAACAGATGTCAGTTTCAAAGTTTTTTTTCATAGGGGATCACGAGCATTTGATGAGACTGGAAAAAGAGTTATTCTTACTGACAGACGGCAATGTAAATATAGCAATGGTTACTCCGGAATGTCTGGAGGTATTTGATATAGAAGTTCATAAAGGCAATGCAATAAAGATTTTAATGAAAAAGGAAAAAATTAAAATGTCTGAAGTAGTGGCTTTCGGTGATGGTTTTAATGATTATGAAATGTTAAAAATGGTAGGAAAAGGATATGTTATGGGAAATGCACTTTATCAGCTTAAAGAAGCACTCCCAGACAATGAAATAATAGGTACCTGCGATTCTGATGCAGAAGCCAAAAAATTAATTGAATTATTTTTGTAG
- a CDS encoding PDDEXK nuclease domain-containing protein, translated as MKIGELKHQDLGQMQMYVNYYDRKIKNEDENKIIGIILCKDKSETIVEMTLPEENTQIFASKSK; from the coding sequence TTGAAAATAGGAGAATTAAAACATCAGGATCTGGGGCAAATGCAGATGTATGTCAATTATTATGACAGAAAAATAAAAAATGAAGATGAAAATAAAATAATAGGAATAATTTTGTGTAAGGACAAAAGTGAGACAATCGTGGAGATGACACTTCCTGAAGAAAATACACAGATATTTGCAAGTAAGTCCAAGTAA
- a CDS encoding thioredoxin family protein, whose protein sequence is MNDFSEYLNYSDEADKAKQLKIMDKIILSKETEEKVKAVSKKISFVIFAEPYCPDCRAFVPFMEKFAELNPFIHVTYLSRKDNLELLASLSKEAKIPSMFSYVNGKAHLVYLELPNFVWEKIKDGEDSSELRYNYRTGVYNKEVEKEILNIVLKADKENDLP, encoded by the coding sequence ATGAATGATTTTAGTGAATATTTAAACTATTCTGATGAAGCTGACAAAGCTAAGCAGTTAAAAATTATGGATAAAATAATACTTAGTAAAGAAACAGAAGAAAAGGTCAAAGCTGTAAGCAAAAAAATCTCTTTTGTCATTTTTGCCGAACCTTACTGTCCTGACTGCAGAGCTTTTGTTCCCTTTATGGAGAAGTTCGCAGAGCTTAATCCTTTTATCCATGTTACATATTTGTCAAGAAAGGATAACCTTGAGCTCCTTGCTTCATTATCAAAAGAAGCAAAAATCCCCAGCATGTTTTCATATGTGAACGGTAAAGCTCATCTTGTTTATCTGGAACTTCCGAACTTTGTCTGGGAAAAAATAAAGGATGGAGAAGATTCAAGCGAGCTCCGTTATAATTATCGTACAGGAGTCTATAATAAAGAGGTAGAGAAAGAAATCCTTAATATTGTTTTGAAAGCAGATAAGGAAAATGACCTGCCTTAA
- the ribD gene encoding bifunctional diaminohydroxyphosphoribosylaminopyrimidine deaminase/5-amino-6-(5-phosphoribosylamino)uracil reductase RibD translates to MDKKYMEMALEIAEKGLGHVNPNPLVGAVVVKDGTVVGKGYHGVYGGPHAEVYALDEAGKSAEGADIYVTLEPCSHYGKTPPCAKKIIESGIKRCFVGSIDPNPLVSGKGIEMLKENDIEVHTGVLKEECDNINKAFFKYIKEKIPYLFLKCAITLDGKIASRNGDSKWISNETAREKVQFYRNKFMGIMVGIGTVLNDNPRLTARIENGVNPLRIIVDPHLKVNTELNIISNNYDKKTIIITSENNTGTAKYSELENEFGIKFITLPDYEFSVSDILRELGRAKIDSVLLEGGEKMISKAFSEKLIDGGEIFISDKILGDSSGKSFISGFSTEKISDSIILRNIKYNLYGNNIGVEFELQEV, encoded by the coding sequence ATGGATAAAAAATATATGGAAATGGCTTTGGAGATTGCTGAAAAAGGATTAGGACATGTGAATCCCAACCCTTTAGTAGGGGCTGTAGTTGTAAAAGACGGTACAGTGGTAGGAAAGGGCTATCATGGAGTATACGGCGGGCCTCATGCAGAGGTTTATGCACTGGATGAAGCAGGAAAAAGTGCAGAGGGAGCGGATATATATGTAACTCTGGAGCCTTGCTCCCATTATGGGAAAACACCGCCATGTGCAAAAAAAATAATTGAATCCGGAATAAAAAGATGCTTTGTGGGTTCGATAGATCCCAATCCTCTTGTTTCAGGCAAGGGAATAGAAATGCTGAAAGAGAATGATATAGAAGTACATACTGGTGTATTAAAAGAAGAGTGTGACAATATTAATAAAGCTTTCTTCAAATATATAAAAGAAAAAATACCTTATTTATTTTTAAAATGTGCTATAACGCTGGATGGCAAAATAGCATCAAGAAATGGTGATTCCAAGTGGATAAGCAATGAGACCGCAAGGGAAAAAGTGCAGTTTTACAGAAATAAATTTATGGGAATAATGGTAGGAATAGGAACAGTATTAAATGATAATCCAAGATTAACCGCAAGAATAGAAAACGGTGTCAATCCGCTGAGAATCATAGTAGATCCGCACTTAAAGGTAAATACAGAGCTTAATATAATATCTAATAATTATGATAAAAAAACTATAATTATAACTTCGGAAAATAATACAGGGACAGCCAAATATTCAGAATTGGAAAATGAATTTGGCATAAAATTCATAACGCTGCCGGATTATGAATTTTCTGTTTCAGATATTCTGAGAGAACTTGGGAGAGCCAAGATAGATTCTGTTTTGCTTGAAGGTGGAGAAAAAATGATTTCAAAGGCTTTTAGCGAGAAATTGATAGATGGCGGCGAGATATTTATTTCTGATAAAATTCTCGGAGACAGCAGCGGAAAAAGTTTTATAAGCGGTTTTTCAACTGAGAAGATCAGTGATTCGATAATACTCAGAAACATAAAATATAATTTATACGGAAATAATATAGGAGTGGAATTTGAATTGCAGGAAGTATAG
- a CDS encoding class I SAM-dependent methyltransferase, with protein MNRLLLKYLEKRPAAYEVTGLKFWDDPHISKGMLAAHLNTELESATRKLDFIKKSVDWIKEITDGENRKKLLDLGCGPGIYAELFAERGFDVTGIDISGRSIDYAKENTVKKRSNIKYYQKSYLEMEYSEEFDIITLIYCDFGVLNPEEREILLKKIYKALKPGGMLIFDVFSEKEYQMKEENTSWSYNNGGYWSENPYVCLYSFNRYYEAAVFLEQYVILEEESVKCYNLWNKAFSAEELHRDLGEAGFHKCGFYDDISGKNFTENSNVICAAAYK; from the coding sequence ATGAATAGATTATTACTAAAATATTTAGAAAAAAGACCTGCAGCTTATGAAGTAACAGGACTTAAATTTTGGGATGATCCCCATATATCAAAAGGAATGCTTGCTGCACACCTAAATACTGAATTAGAAAGTGCTACACGAAAACTTGATTTTATAAAAAAATCTGTTGACTGGATAAAAGAAATAACGGATGGAGAAAATAGAAAAAAACTTTTGGATCTTGGGTGCGGACCGGGAATTTATGCGGAATTATTTGCAGAAAGAGGATTTGATGTAACAGGAATAGATATTTCCGGGCGTTCAATAGATTATGCGAAAGAGAATACTGTAAAAAAAAGAAGTAATATAAAATATTATCAAAAAAGCTATCTGGAGATGGAATATTCAGAAGAATTTGATATTATAACACTGATTTACTGTGATTTCGGAGTATTAAATCCTGAAGAAAGGGAAATACTGTTAAAAAAAATATATAAAGCTCTAAAACCGGGAGGAATGCTTATATTCGATGTTTTTTCAGAAAAGGAATATCAAATGAAAGAGGAGAATACAAGCTGGTCATATAATAACGGAGGATACTGGAGCGAAAATCCGTATGTTTGCCTTTATTCATTCAACAGATATTATGAAGCAGCGGTTTTTCTTGAACAATATGTAATTCTGGAGGAAGAAAGTGTAAAATGTTATAATCTCTGGAATAAAGCTTTTTCTGCAGAAGAGCTTCACCGAGATCTTGGAGAGGCTGGTTTTCATAAATGCGGGTTTTATGATGATATATCAGGGAAAAATTTCACAGAAAACAGCAATGTGATATGTGCAGCAGCATATAAATAA
- a CDS encoding response regulator, with the protein MAKKALVVDDTPYIRADIREILERNGFEVTEAENGAEAVELYKEGRPDLVTMDINMPKIHGLRATQMITNFDPNANIIICSTMVALSNYVKLGKEAGAKAFLSKPFSEGELLKEIKRLNI; encoded by the coding sequence ATGGCTAAAAAAGCATTGGTGGTTGATGATACACCCTATATCAGGGCTGATATCAGAGAGATATTGGAAAGAAACGGATTTGAAGTAACAGAAGCTGAAAACGGTGCAGAAGCAGTGGAATTATATAAAGAAGGAAGGCCTGATCTGGTAACAATGGATATAAATATGCCTAAAATTCACGGATTGCGTGCTACACAAATGATTACTAATTTTGATCCGAATGCCAATATTATAATTTGCAGCACTATGGTAGCGCTGTCAAATTATGTTAAACTGGGAAAAGAAGCAGGGGCAAAGGCTTTTTTATCAAAACCTTTTTCTGAAGGAGAGCTCTTAAAAGAAATAAAAAGATTAAATATATAA
- the ribH gene encoding 6,7-dimethyl-8-ribityllumazine synthase, whose translation MKKLEGMFSGKGLRVGIVAGRFNEFITSKLLEGAVDGLTRHETNLENIETAWVPGAFEIPLIAKKMANSKKYDVVITLGAVIKGSTPHFDYVSAEVSKGVAHVALDSEIPVIFGVLTTNNIEEAIERAGTKAGNKGFEAAMSAIEMVNLIKQIEN comes from the coding sequence ATGAAAAAACTAGAAGGAATGTTTAGTGGAAAAGGTTTGAGAGTGGGAATTGTAGCAGGAAGATTTAATGAATTTATAACTTCCAAATTGCTGGAAGGAGCAGTGGATGGTCTGACAAGACATGAAACAAATTTGGAAAATATAGAAACAGCATGGGTTCCGGGAGCTTTTGAGATACCATTGATAGCTAAAAAAATGGCAAACTCAAAAAAATATGATGTAGTAATAACACTTGGAGCTGTAATAAAAGGTTCTACACCACATTTTGATTATGTGAGTGCTGAAGTTTCCAAAGGTGTGGCTCATGTAGCTTTGGACAGTGAAATTCCGGTTATTTTCGGAGTACTTACTACAAATAATATAGAAGAAGCTATAGAAAGAGCCGGGACGAAAGCAGGAAATAAAGGTTTTGAAGCAGCAATGTCAGCAATAGAAATGGTAAATTTAATAAAGCAGATTGAAAACTAA
- the sppA gene encoding signal peptide peptidase SppA, which produces MKFFDFIKSFFIFTIKEIYSFFLKLLLAIVVFTIVFLIFAASMGKILEQKNTVNKNYEYVVFNPYDPTEDKLNNKLFVNSKYNVNFYKIVNSVDYIAQDPKVKGVIINLDQISLNSSQIEELIPKFEKIKKSGKKIYAYGSYIDNNKYSLAVNASEISMVPSASADLSITGYHYSSLYYKNLFDKLGIDIKVIHIGDFKSYGENYTRTSISDELKGELTRIFDRRLDIFTENISKARKIDKNKLSADVMNGDSSFLTPFNARDRGFIDKLEYSGQLFQRLGITDENIIDIYDYAAKMRVPEKKDKIAVIYAEGPIMYDENTGNNIAITPVSIAEKIKQLKKVNNLKGVVLRINSPGGSALSAELIYQMFSEMPVPVYVSMGSTAASGGYYIAMAGDKIFADKSTITGSVGVVSTIPKIKKAAGNLGIDSSSITKGKYSDLYDPFVDLSEESTERLRTSMQDTYKEFKSRVEKNRGISADKLEEYAQGKVWLGDEAKEIGLVDQIGSLDDTIQAMAKDLKLQNYSVEEIFVKEDYNKVLQRLSGYITAQVTLMDIPKVMNEIEFLKQNSAKPLYYLPYDIKSLVY; this is translated from the coding sequence ATGAAATTCTTTGATTTCATAAAAAGTTTTTTCATTTTTACAATAAAAGAAATATACTCGTTTTTTTTAAAATTATTACTTGCAATAGTTGTTTTTACAATTGTTTTTCTTATTTTTGCAGCTTCAATGGGGAAAATCCTTGAACAAAAAAATACTGTAAATAAGAATTATGAATATGTTGTATTTAATCCTTATGATCCTACCGAGGACAAATTAAATAACAAACTCTTTGTAAATTCCAAATATAATGTAAATTTTTATAAAATAGTCAATTCTGTAGATTATATAGCCCAGGATCCTAAAGTCAAAGGTGTTATTATTAATCTAGACCAGATTTCACTGAATTCTTCACAGATTGAAGAACTCATACCAAAATTTGAAAAAATAAAAAAGAGCGGAAAGAAGATATATGCCTATGGAAGCTATATCGATAATAATAAATATTCACTGGCAGTAAATGCAAGTGAAATCAGCATGGTTCCGTCAGCATCAGCAGATTTGTCAATTACAGGCTATCATTATTCAAGTCTGTATTATAAAAATCTTTTTGACAAGCTTGGAATTGATATTAAAGTTATCCATATTGGTGATTTTAAATCATACGGTGAGAATTATACAAGGACTTCCATCTCTGACGAGCTGAAAGGCGAGCTGACAAGAATTTTTGACAGAAGACTTGATATATTTACGGAAAATATTTCTAAAGCAAGAAAAATTGATAAAAATAAGCTTTCTGCTGATGTCATGAATGGCGACAGTTCTTTCCTCACTCCGTTTAATGCGAGGGACAGAGGATTTATTGATAAGCTGGAGTATTCTGGTCAGCTTTTTCAAAGACTTGGAATAACAGATGAAAATATCATTGATATATATGATTATGCGGCTAAGATGCGTGTACCTGAGAAAAAGGACAAAATAGCTGTTATTTATGCTGAAGGCCCTATTATGTATGATGAAAATACAGGAAACAATATTGCTATCACACCGGTTAGTATTGCTGAAAAGATAAAACAGCTGAAAAAAGTAAATAACCTTAAAGGTGTGGTATTAAGAATAAATTCACCGGGTGGTTCTGCCTTAAGTGCCGAGCTTATCTATCAGATGTTTTCTGAAATGCCTGTTCCTGTTTATGTTTCTATGGGAAGTACCGCAGCTTCAGGCGGCTATTATATAGCAATGGCAGGAGATAAAATTTTTGCAGACAAAAGTACTATTACCGGTTCTGTTGGTGTAGTAAGTACTATTCCAAAAATAAAAAAGGCAGCCGGTAATCTGGGGATAGACAGCAGCAGTATCACCAAAGGTAAATATTCTGATTTATATGACCCTTTTGTAGATTTAAGTGAAGAAAGTACGGAAAGATTACGTACAAGTATGCAGGATACATATAAAGAGTTCAAGTCAAGAGTTGAAAAAAACAGAGGCATCTCAGCTGATAAACTTGAGGAATATGCTCAGGGTAAAGTATGGCTCGGTGATGAAGCTAAGGAAATAGGGCTTGTTGACCAGATCGGCTCACTTGATGATACAATACAGGCAATGGCCAAGGATCTGAAATTACAAAATTACAGTGTAGAAGAAATCTTTGTAAAAGAAGATTATAATAAAGTTCTTCAAAGACTTTCGGGATATATCACAGCACAGGTAACTCTTATGGATATACCTAAAGTAATGAATGAAATAGAATTTTTAAAGCAAAATTCTGCAAAACCGCTTTATTATCTGCCATATGATATTAAATCACTTGTTTATTAA
- a CDS encoding riboflavin synthase, whose protein sequence is MFTGLIEEIGKIANIKNKNQGLEIEIEAEKVLENVNIGDSIAVNGVCLTVTGYKKNLFTADAMYETINRSNLKRLRSGDKVNLEKSLTLSKPLGGHLVTGDVECEGEIISVETNGIARHYKIKMDKKYMKYVVEKGRITLDGASLTVIDAENDTFSVSLIPHTIKNIILGSKKNGDLVNIETDLFAKYVEKILNSEKETGLTQEFLSKNGF, encoded by the coding sequence ATTTTTACAGGATTAATAGAGGAAATAGGGAAAATAGCAAATATAAAAAATAAAAATCAGGGACTTGAGATAGAAATAGAAGCGGAAAAGGTTCTGGAAAATGTAAATATAGGTGACAGTATTGCTGTGAATGGAGTTTGTCTTACAGTAACAGGATATAAAAAAAATTTATTTACGGCAGATGCGATGTACGAAACAATAAACAGATCAAATCTGAAAAGACTGCGTTCAGGAGATAAAGTTAATCTTGAAAAATCTTTGACTCTTTCAAAGCCGCTTGGAGGACATCTGGTGACAGGAGATGTTGAGTGTGAAGGTGAGATTATCTCGGTAGAAACAAATGGAATAGCCAGACATTATAAAATAAAGATGGACAAAAAATATATGAAATATGTAGTGGAAAAAGGAAGAATTACATTGGACGGAGCAAGTCTGACAGTAATTGATGCAGAAAATGATACCTTTAGTGTATCTCTGATTCCTCATACCATAAAAAATATTATACTGGGAAGTAAAAAAAACGGAGACCTGGTTAATATAGAAACAGACTTATTTGCAAAATATGTAGAAAAAATACTTAATTCAGAAAAAGAAACAGGATTGACACAGGAATTTTTGAGCAAAAATGGTTTTTAG
- a CDS encoding flavin reductase family protein, whose protein sequence is MDFTMNMEKTMSKIKNGAFLSVRSRTKVNTMTIGWGYMGIMWNKPYFMVLVRPHRYTNELLENGEDFTVSIPFGSNLNKELGICGTKSGIDIDKSEIVEFVPSKLTKSPVIKGCDMYYECKIRFKQLMNGEEFPEDVKSANYPQKDYHYMYFGEIIECYSNDGK, encoded by the coding sequence ATGGATTTTACTATGAATATGGAAAAAACAATGTCAAAAATAAAAAACGGGGCATTTTTAAGCGTCAGATCAAGAACTAAGGTGAACACAATGACTATAGGATGGGGATATATGGGAATTATGTGGAATAAACCTTATTTTATGGTTTTGGTAAGACCGCACAGATATACGAATGAGCTGTTGGAAAACGGAGAAGATTTCACAGTGAGTATTCCTTTTGGGAGTAATTTAAATAAAGAACTGGGTATATGCGGCACAAAATCAGGCATAGATATAGATAAATCTGAAATAGTGGAATTTGTCCCTTCTAAATTAACAAAATCACCTGTAATAAAAGGGTGTGACATGTATTATGAATGTAAAATAAGATTTAAACAGCTCATGAACGGCGAGGAATTTCCCGAGGATGTTAAGAGTGCTAATTATCCTCAAAAAGATTATCATTATATGTATTTCGGAGAAATAATAGAGTGTTACAGTAATGATGGAAAATAA
- a CDS encoding DUF1016 N-terminal domain-containing protein, with the protein MVEEKQKGEKHAEYGKQLVENISKILTKEFGKGLSFTNLTQMRKFYIIYSKRSILQTLSEELEKNIRITD; encoded by the coding sequence ATAGTAGAAGAAAAACAGAAAGGAGAAAAACATGCAGAATATGGAAAACAGCTTGTGGAAAATATATCCAAAATATTGACAAAAGAATTTGGTAAGGGATTGTCTTTCACAAATTTAACACAAATGAGAAAGTTTTACATAATATATTCAAAAAGATCAATTCTTCAGACACTGTCTGAAGAATTAGAAAAGAATATTAGGATAACAGATTAA